In Octopus bimaculoides isolate UCB-OBI-ISO-001 chromosome 5, ASM119413v2, whole genome shotgun sequence, a genomic segment contains:
- the LOC106869677 gene encoding N(4)-(Beta-N-acetylglucosaminyl)-L-asparaginase yields MSQMVCLLFFFIFVARSASSNLPIVINTWPFITANAKAWSVINSKGTSALDAIEHGCSMCDLHRQCGSSVGYGGSPDENGETTLDAMIMEGITHSVGAVADLRRVKSAISVARAVMKYTDHTLLVGDAATKFALQMGFKESDLHTNESIAVWKKWRSGKCQPNYWKDVEPDPRKHCGPYKPANRDNPLYKFHDPQNSPDISETNHDTIGMLVVDAKGNIAGGTTTNGMTHKIPGRVGDSPIVGAGAYVDNAVGGAVATGDGDVMMRFLPSFHTVLLMQEGLSPREATRKALIPIIKKYPNFAGALVATTITGEYGAACHNFGGSVQYTVTNPSLKNSTVFKIKCSKHFKF; encoded by the exons ATGTCACAGATGGTGTGTttattattcttctttatttttgtcgCTCGATCTGCGAGTTCAAACTTACCTATAGTCATAAATACATGGCCTTTTATTACAGCAAATGCGAAAG CTTGGAGTGTGATCAACAGTAAAGGAACATCTGCTTTAGATGCCATTGAACATGGATGCTCCATGTGTGATTTGCATCGACAGTGCGGCTCAAGTGTTGGATATGGTGGATCACCAGATGAAAATGGAGAAACAACTCTTGATGCAATGATAATGGAAGG AATCACTCATTCTGTTGGAGCAGTTGCTGACCTGAGAAGGGTGAAGTCAGCAATATCTGTGGCCCGTGCAGTGATGAAATATACTGACCATACACTGCTTGTTGGAGATGCAG CCACGAAATTTGCTCTTCAAATGGGCTTTAAGGAATCAGATCTGCATACAAATGAATCAATAGCAGTGTGGAAGAAGTGGCGTTCAGGTAAATGTCAACCAAACTACTGGAAA GATGTTGAACCAGACCCTAGAAAACACTGTGGACCTTACAAACCTGCCAATCGTGACAACCCTCTTTACAAATTCCATGACCCACAAAATTCACCTGATATCTCCGAAACTAACCATGACACAATTGGTATGCTTGTTGTTGATGCCAAAGGTAATATTGCAGGAGGAACTACCACAAATGGAATGACCCACAAAATTCCTGg GAGAGTTGGTGATTCACCaattgttggtgctggtgcttaTGTGGACAATGCAGTCGGTGGTGCTGTAGCTACAGGTGATGGAGACGTTATGATGAGATTTTTACCAAG cttccatactGTTCTCTTGATGCAAGAGGGTTTAAGTCCAAGAGAAGCAACGAGAAAAGCTTTGATTCCCATAATCAagaaatacccaaattttgcaggAGCACTTGTAGCTACTACCATCACTGGTGAATATG GTGCAGCCTGTCATAATTTTGGTGGATCAGTTCAGTACACAGTTACAAATCCTTCATTGAAAAACTCAactgttttcaaaataaaatgttctaaacatttcaaattttga